In the genome of Angustibacter luteus, one region contains:
- a CDS encoding NUDIX hydrolase: MPHPEPRPHRRLPSVEETSAGGLVVDQTGEGPKAALIARRNRAGRVEWCLPKGHLEGDETLEQAAVREVAEETGIRGRVVAPLGTIDYWFSVPDKRIHKVVHHYLMERVGGRLTIEDDPDAEAIDVAWVPVDELEARLTFPNERRIADAAARRLAGRP; the protein is encoded by the coding sequence GTGCCCCATCCCGAGCCGCGCCCTCATCGACGCCTGCCGTCGGTCGAGGAGACATCGGCGGGCGGGCTGGTCGTGGACCAGACCGGCGAGGGCCCCAAGGCGGCGTTGATCGCCCGGCGCAACCGGGCCGGCCGCGTCGAGTGGTGCCTGCCCAAGGGCCACCTCGAAGGCGACGAGACGCTCGAGCAGGCCGCGGTCCGCGAGGTCGCCGAGGAGACGGGCATCCGGGGCCGGGTCGTCGCCCCGTTGGGCACCATCGACTACTGGTTCTCGGTCCCGGACAAGCGGATCCACAAGGTCGTCCACCACTACCTCATGGAGCGGGTCGGCGGCCGGCTGACCATCGAGGACGATCCCGACGCGGAGGCCATCGACGTCGCGTGGGTTCCGGTCGACGAGCTCGAGGCGCGGCTGACCTTCCCGAACGAGAGGCGGATCGCCGACGCGGCCGCCCGCCGGCTCGCCGGTCGTCCATGA
- a CDS encoding DUF6049 family protein: MSARRLLAVTAAGLVTGLVSTLTSLVTAPGALVAHAETLPARIVVTSVSPALVQQGDTVHVTGRITNQGKTAIEQVSVRMRAVGGRLGTRDDVDSWLDGRDPREGVPVNPTAELPAPLAAGKSATFTLDVPAQALGLRGGAFGAYPIALDARATDSDGARDQVALLRSTLQWQPPAREYVKQQIGWLVPFTGLPAATANVVPTMEQVQAALAPGRRLARLLDAASSPGVAWAVDPALLATLQAAAEGTLPSTNTSTSTPTGTPTGTTSPTTITSATPSSTPSSTPSSTPSSTAASHPARAAAADFLARMRAAAAGREIIELPYADPDLQVISNASAMTLVTAARAAGAGTISELLGVTPRVDLGLPTDGYADDRLIGDLAGQDVTRLVLDERSRPLVDALSYTPDAMTQSLPAGATAVLWDAQLSRLATTASSRDAASTDRFLAETAAMTSERPGLARRMLVTVPPTAVLDVAAFKALVGTVSTAPWLTVISVGSMFDPPPERADASQLPRHQVDAPTTPANEGITTLDVGTALGLRSQLAALGEVVAEPAELTADLQRSTLDLVSSVWRGHRKPLAVHQATSTQAVHAVTSKVSVLKTTITFLRSSGELQLTIRNDLRLKVTNLRLRVVAPSPRLVVSQEISDPIDVAPGTRTSIRVPVRALASGQVELQAQLISPSGGAVGDPVAVQVRVRPTDSWVLSVFAVIVGLVVLVGLVRALRRPRRRARTIDVPDEGEAS; encoded by the coding sequence ATGAGCGCGCGTCGACTCCTGGCCGTCACGGCCGCCGGGCTCGTCACGGGCCTGGTCAGCACGCTCACCTCCCTGGTGACCGCGCCGGGCGCACTCGTGGCGCACGCCGAGACGCTGCCCGCCCGCATCGTCGTCACCTCGGTGTCGCCCGCGCTGGTGCAGCAGGGCGACACCGTGCACGTGACCGGCCGGATCACCAACCAGGGCAAGACCGCGATCGAGCAGGTGTCCGTCCGGATGCGCGCCGTCGGTGGGCGGCTCGGCACCCGGGACGACGTCGACAGCTGGCTGGACGGTCGGGACCCCCGCGAGGGCGTCCCGGTGAACCCGACCGCCGAGCTGCCCGCCCCGCTGGCGGCCGGGAAGAGCGCGACGTTCACCCTCGACGTCCCGGCCCAGGCGCTCGGTCTGCGCGGCGGAGCCTTCGGCGCCTACCCCATCGCGCTCGACGCCCGCGCCACCGACAGCGACGGCGCCCGCGACCAGGTCGCGCTCCTGCGCAGCACCCTGCAGTGGCAGCCCCCGGCCCGTGAGTACGTCAAGCAGCAGATCGGCTGGCTGGTCCCGTTCACCGGCCTGCCCGCGGCGACCGCCAACGTCGTGCCCACGATGGAACAGGTGCAGGCGGCCCTCGCGCCCGGACGCCGGTTGGCGCGACTGCTCGACGCGGCCTCGTCCCCCGGGGTGGCCTGGGCCGTCGACCCCGCGCTGCTCGCCACCCTGCAGGCGGCCGCCGAGGGCACGCTGCCCAGCACGAACACGTCCACCAGTACCCCGACGGGCACCCCGACCGGCACCACCAGCCCGACGACGATCACGTCAGCCACCCCCTCGTCCACCCCCTCGTCCACCCCGTCGTCCACCCCGTCATCCACCGCGGCGTCCCACCCGGCCCGCGCGGCCGCCGCGGACTTCTTGGCCCGGATGCGCGCGGCCGCCGCGGGCCGCGAGATCATCGAGCTGCCCTACGCCGACCCGGACCTCCAGGTCATCAGCAACGCGAGCGCCATGACGCTCGTCACGGCCGCTCGGGCGGCGGGGGCCGGAACGATCAGCGAGCTGCTCGGCGTCACGCCGCGGGTCGACCTCGGCCTGCCGACGGACGGGTACGCCGACGACCGGCTGATCGGTGACCTGGCGGGGCAGGACGTGACGCGACTGGTGCTGGACGAGCGGAGCCGACCCCTGGTCGATGCGCTCTCGTACACCCCGGACGCGATGACCCAGAGCCTGCCCGCGGGGGCCACCGCGGTGCTGTGGGACGCGCAGCTGTCCCGCCTGGCGACCACCGCCTCCAGCCGGGACGCCGCCTCGACCGACCGCTTCCTGGCCGAGACCGCGGCCATGACCAGCGAGCGCCCGGGGCTGGCCCGACGGATGCTGGTCACGGTGCCGCCCACGGCCGTGCTGGACGTCGCCGCCTTCAAGGCCCTCGTCGGCACGGTGTCCACCGCGCCATGGCTCACGGTGATCTCCGTCGGGTCGATGTTCGACCCTCCACCGGAGCGAGCGGACGCCTCGCAGCTGCCCCGCCACCAGGTCGACGCCCCGACGACCCCCGCGAACGAGGGCATCACCACGTTGGACGTCGGCACCGCGCTCGGGCTGCGATCGCAGCTGGCGGCGCTCGGCGAGGTCGTGGCCGAGCCGGCCGAGCTGACCGCGGACCTGCAGCGCTCGACGCTCGACCTGGTCTCCTCGGTGTGGCGTGGCCACCGCAAGCCGCTCGCCGTCCACCAGGCGACGTCGACCCAGGCGGTGCACGCGGTGACCTCGAAGGTCAGCGTGCTCAAGACGACGATCACGTTCCTGCGCAGCTCCGGCGAGCTCCAGCTGACCATCCGGAACGACCTGCGGCTCAAGGTGACGAACCTGCGGCTGCGGGTGGTCGCACCGAGCCCGCGGCTCGTCGTGTCGCAGGAGATCTCGGACCCCATCGACGTCGCCCCCGGCACCCGGACGAGCATCCGGGTGCCCGTGCGCGCGCTGGCCAGCGGGCAGGTCGAGCTGCAGGCGCAGCTCATCTCGCCGAGCGGTGGGGCGGTGGGAGACCCGGTGGCGGTGCAGGTGCGCGTGCGTCCCACGGACAGCTGGGTGCTCAGCGTGTTCGCGGTGATCGTCGGGCTCGTCGTCCTGGTGGGGCTGGTCCGGGCGCTGCGCCGACCGCGCCGCCGGGCCCGCACCATCGACGTCCCGGACGAGGGTGAGGCGTCGTGA
- a CDS encoding MFS transporter, translating to MPFVADLRTVLRGRDFRRLFAVRLSSQATDGIFQVALASLVFFSPERSATPRAAAGVFAVTVLPYTLVGPFAGVLLDRWRRRQVLLFANVIRAAMVLGVAGILLAYSVGPALYVAVLACLSVNRFFLTGLGASLPHVVPRHELVMANAVSPTCGTLAVLAGGGLAYGVRRLFPDGDPGDAALLVVAALGYLAAAALVTRLAVDKLGPDADEAVDVQAPTPGWHAVAEGAAHVRQRPKVFHALVVVGISRFGYGLTTIATILLCRNHFNDPADVDAGLELLASVFAASAVGFALAAVATPLASERWGTSGWIWRCLLLGAVAELLVLARLTVPVALVAAALLGFAVQGLKICVDATVQRDVHDEFRGRVFAVYDVVFNVAFVVAASCAALVVPQDGFAPSLWLFIAVLFTVSAAGYGHASRRLAPTT from the coding sequence GTGCCCTTCGTCGCGGACCTGCGCACCGTCCTGCGCGGCCGGGACTTCCGCCGGCTGTTCGCGGTGCGGCTCAGCTCCCAGGCCACGGACGGCATCTTCCAGGTGGCGCTGGCGAGCCTGGTCTTCTTCTCCCCCGAACGGTCCGCCACCCCGCGCGCAGCCGCGGGCGTGTTCGCCGTCACCGTGCTGCCGTACACGCTGGTCGGACCGTTCGCCGGCGTCCTGCTCGACCGGTGGCGGCGGCGCCAGGTGCTGCTGTTCGCCAACGTCATCCGGGCGGCGATGGTGCTCGGTGTCGCGGGGATCCTGCTCGCGTACTCGGTCGGGCCGGCGCTGTACGTCGCGGTGCTGGCCTGCCTGTCGGTCAACCGCTTCTTCCTGACCGGGCTCGGCGCGAGCCTGCCGCACGTCGTCCCGCGGCACGAGCTCGTGATGGCCAACGCGGTGTCGCCCACCTGCGGCACCCTGGCCGTGCTCGCCGGTGGCGGGCTCGCGTACGGCGTGCGGCGACTGTTCCCGGACGGCGACCCCGGCGACGCGGCGCTGCTCGTCGTCGCCGCGCTCGGCTACCTCGCCGCCGCCGCGCTGGTCACCCGGCTCGCCGTCGACAAGCTAGGGCCGGACGCAGACGAGGCAGTCGACGTCCAGGCTCCGACCCCCGGGTGGCACGCAGTGGCCGAGGGGGCGGCGCACGTGCGGCAGCGACCGAAGGTGTTCCACGCGCTCGTCGTGGTGGGGATCAGCCGGTTCGGCTACGGCCTGACCACCATCGCGACGATCCTGTTGTGCCGCAACCACTTCAACGACCCGGCGGACGTCGACGCCGGGCTCGAGCTGCTGGCGTCGGTCTTCGCGGCATCGGCCGTCGGTTTCGCGCTCGCCGCGGTCGCGACGCCGCTGGCCAGCGAGCGCTGGGGCACGAGCGGCTGGATCTGGCGGTGCCTGCTGCTGGGCGCCGTCGCCGAGCTGCTGGTGCTGGCCCGGCTCACCGTCCCGGTCGCCCTCGTGGCCGCGGCGCTGCTGGGGTTCGCGGTGCAGGGCCTGAAGATCTGCGTCGACGCCACCGTGCAGCGCGACGTGCACGACGAGTTCCGGGGCCGGGTCTTCGCGGTCTACGACGTGGTGTTCAACGTGGCGTTCGTGGTGGCCGCCAGCTGCGCGGCGCTCGTCGTCCCGCAGGACGGGTTCGCGCCGTCCCTCTGGCTGTTCATCGCCGTGCTGTTCACCGTGTCGGCCGCCGGGTACGGGCACGCCAGCCGCCGGCTCGCCCCCACCACCTGA
- a CDS encoding PadR family transcriptional regulator, which translates to MAKRADVLDLAVLGLLHDSPLHGYELRKRLATVLGPFRVLSYGTLYPCLKHLSEQGWITSSDVAPGAGRRARIVYELTAAGKEHFDALVDESGPASWEDESFGVRFAFFARTPTEVRLRILEGRRSRLEERLDSISTSVARSRERADQYTLELQRHGLESVQREVRWLNELISHERGETPPRDT; encoded by the coding sequence GTGGCCAAGCGTGCCGACGTCCTCGATCTCGCCGTGCTCGGTCTCCTGCACGACAGCCCCCTGCACGGGTACGAGCTGCGCAAGCGGCTCGCCACCGTACTGGGTCCGTTCCGGGTGCTCAGCTACGGCACGTTGTACCCCTGTCTCAAACACCTGTCCGAGCAGGGCTGGATCACCAGCTCGGACGTCGCCCCCGGAGCGGGACGGCGCGCGCGCATCGTCTACGAGCTCACCGCGGCGGGCAAGGAGCACTTCGACGCCCTGGTCGACGAGTCCGGCCCCGCGAGCTGGGAGGACGAGAGCTTCGGCGTCCGGTTCGCCTTCTTCGCCCGCACGCCCACCGAGGTGCGGCTGCGGATCCTCGAAGGCCGGCGCAGCCGCCTCGAGGAGCGCCTCGACTCGATCTCGACCTCGGTCGCCCGCAGCCGCGAGCGCGCCGACCAGTACACGCTCGAGCTGCAGCGGCACGGGCTCGAGTCGGTCCAGCGCGAGGTGCGCTGGCTGAACGAGCTCATCTCCCACGAGCGGGGCGAGACCCCGCCGCGGGACACCTGA
- the murJ gene encoding murein biosynthesis integral membrane protein MurJ: MSDSSLMRATTVMASGTFVSRLLGLVRVQLLTGLLGVSGALAADGFATANTVPNQLYNLIAGGLLNAVLVPQIVQATKHSDGGQAFLDRLLTISLLGMAVVTLVATLLSPLVPLVFGPSTGPGWDASTIALVVAFAYWCLPQVFFYGVYTVLGQVLNARGRFGAYMWAPVANNVVAIAGLVVMFVWIGGFNKITNPHPPSTWTAGQIAVLAGSATLGVVVQALVVMVPLRRMGFRYRPRFGFRGVGLGGAGRVAAWTFAGALMGQLGFIVTSRAVNAGGSLGGPGQNAYGSAFLLFMLPHSLITVSLVTALFTRMSHAAHERDTRAVRRDLSVGLRLTGVASVLALVGMLAVGDELTRVLFFKNSAAETFAIAAATTAMMLGLVSFSAQYLFQRAFYAYQDARTPFLIQIPVVLVIAATSFASARELDPDRVVVGIGVGMAAGYTVGAVQSAVVLRRRLGGLDGARVLRTYVRLVCAGLPAVAVGQGVSAVVHVLLGHSVGASLVALVLGGSLVLVVYVGVLRLLRVDELDELAEPLLRRLPGRH; the protein is encoded by the coding sequence GTGAGCGACTCCAGCCTGATGCGGGCGACCACGGTGATGGCGTCCGGCACGTTCGTCTCGCGCCTGCTGGGGCTCGTCCGGGTCCAGCTCCTGACGGGTCTGCTCGGGGTCAGCGGCGCCCTGGCCGCAGACGGCTTCGCCACGGCCAACACGGTGCCCAACCAGCTGTACAACCTGATCGCGGGCGGCCTGCTCAACGCCGTCCTGGTCCCGCAGATCGTCCAAGCGACCAAGCACAGCGACGGTGGTCAGGCGTTCCTCGACCGGTTGCTGACCATCTCGCTGCTGGGCATGGCCGTCGTCACGCTGGTGGCCACCCTGCTGTCGCCGCTGGTGCCGCTCGTCTTCGGGCCCTCGACCGGTCCCGGCTGGGACGCGTCGACCATCGCCCTGGTCGTCGCCTTCGCCTACTGGTGCCTGCCGCAGGTGTTCTTCTACGGCGTCTACACCGTGCTCGGCCAGGTGCTGAACGCCCGCGGCCGGTTCGGTGCCTACATGTGGGCCCCGGTCGCCAACAACGTGGTCGCGATCGCCGGCCTGGTCGTGATGTTCGTGTGGATCGGCGGCTTCAACAAGATCACCAACCCGCATCCCCCGTCGACGTGGACGGCCGGCCAGATCGCGGTGCTCGCCGGGTCCGCGACCCTCGGCGTCGTCGTCCAGGCCCTGGTCGTGATGGTGCCGCTGCGCCGGATGGGGTTCCGCTACCGCCCTCGCTTCGGCTTCCGCGGGGTGGGCCTCGGTGGGGCCGGCCGGGTCGCCGCGTGGACCTTCGCGGGCGCCCTGATGGGCCAGCTCGGGTTCATCGTGACCTCGCGGGCGGTCAACGCGGGCGGGTCGCTCGGGGGTCCGGGCCAGAACGCGTACGGCAGCGCGTTCCTGCTGTTCATGCTGCCGCACTCGCTGATCACGGTCTCGCTGGTGACGGCCCTGTTCACGCGGATGAGCCACGCGGCGCACGAGCGCGACACCCGCGCGGTCCGGCGGGACCTGTCCGTGGGACTGCGGCTCACCGGCGTGGCCTCGGTGCTCGCGCTGGTCGGCATGCTGGCGGTCGGCGACGAGCTGACCCGGGTGCTGTTCTTCAAGAACTCGGCCGCGGAGACGTTCGCGATCGCGGCCGCGACCACCGCGATGATGCTCGGCCTGGTGTCGTTCAGCGCGCAGTACCTCTTCCAGCGCGCGTTCTACGCCTACCAGGACGCCCGGACGCCGTTCCTGATCCAGATCCCGGTCGTCCTGGTGATCGCGGCGACCAGCTTCGCGTCGGCTCGCGAGCTCGACCCGGACCGCGTCGTGGTGGGCATCGGGGTGGGCATGGCGGCCGGGTACACCGTCGGCGCCGTCCAGTCGGCGGTGGTCCTGCGCCGGCGACTGGGCGGGCTGGACGGCGCGCGCGTCCTGCGCACGTACGTGCGGTTGGTCTGCGCCGGGCTCCCGGCCGTCGCCGTCGGCCAGGGCGTGTCCGCGGTGGTGCACGTGCTGCTCGGCCACAGCGTCGGCGCGTCCTTGGTGGCCCTGGTGCTAGGGGGGTCCCTGGTGCTGGTGGTGTACGTCGGCGTGCTCCGCCTGCTGCGCGTCGACGAGCTCGACGAGCTGGCCGAGCCGCTGCTGCGTCGGCTGCCCGGACGTCACTGA
- a CDS encoding inositol-3-phosphate synthase, with the protein MASVRVAIVGAGNCAASLVQGVHYYRDADASGSVPGLMHVMFGDYHVRDIEFVAAFDVDAKKVGFDLSEALVSSENNTIKFCDVPPLGVSVQRGPTMDGLGKYYLETIEQSDAEPVDVVQALKDSGADVLVSYLPVGSELADKFYAQCAIDAGVAFVNALPVFIASDPEWAKKFEDAGVPIIGDDIKSQVGATITHRVMAKLFQDRGVVLDRTYQLNVGGNMDFKNMLERDRLESKKISKTQAVTSNIDHDLGAKNVHIGPSDYVQWLDDRKWAYVRLEGRAFGDVPLNLEYKLEVWDSPNSAGIIIDAIRAAKIAKDRGIGGALLSASSYLMKSPPVQRPDDEGRASVEAFIRGEVER; encoded by the coding sequence ATGGCATCCGTTCGCGTAGCCATCGTCGGCGCCGGCAACTGCGCCGCGTCGCTCGTCCAGGGCGTGCACTACTACCGGGACGCCGACGCCAGTGGCAGCGTGCCGGGCCTGATGCACGTCATGTTCGGCGACTACCACGTCCGCGACATCGAGTTCGTCGCCGCGTTCGACGTCGACGCCAAGAAGGTCGGCTTCGACCTGTCCGAGGCGCTCGTGTCCAGCGAGAACAACACGATCAAGTTCTGCGACGTCCCGCCGCTCGGTGTGTCCGTGCAGCGTGGCCCGACCATGGACGGCCTCGGCAAGTACTACCTCGAGACCATCGAGCAGTCGGACGCCGAGCCCGTCGACGTCGTCCAGGCCCTCAAGGACTCCGGCGCCGACGTGCTGGTCTCCTACCTGCCGGTCGGCTCCGAGCTGGCCGACAAGTTCTACGCGCAGTGCGCGATCGACGCGGGCGTCGCCTTCGTCAACGCCCTGCCCGTCTTCATCGCCTCCGACCCCGAGTGGGCGAAGAAGTTCGAGGACGCCGGCGTCCCGATCATCGGTGACGACATCAAGTCCCAGGTCGGCGCGACGATCACCCACCGCGTCATGGCCAAGCTGTTCCAGGACCGCGGCGTCGTGCTGGACCGCACGTACCAGCTGAACGTCGGCGGCAACATGGACTTCAAGAACATGCTGGAGCGCGACCGCCTCGAGTCCAAGAAGATCTCGAAGACCCAGGCCGTGACGTCGAACATCGACCACGACCTCGGTGCGAAGAACGTGCACATCGGCCCGTCGGACTACGTCCAGTGGCTGGACGACCGCAAGTGGGCGTACGTGCGCCTCGAGGGCCGCGCGTTCGGCGACGTCCCGCTGAACCTCGAGTACAAGCTCGAGGTCTGGGACTCCCCGAACTCGGCCGGCATCATCATCGACGCCATCCGTGCGGCGAAGATCGCCAAGGACCGCGGCATCGGCGGCGCGCTGCTGTCGGCGTCGTCGTACCTGATGAAGTCCCCGCCCGTGCAGCGCCCGGACGACGAGGGCCGCGCGAGCGTCGAGGCCTTCATCCGCGGCGAGGTCGAGCGCTGA
- a CDS encoding transglutaminase family protein: protein MRRHVTAELDLEVAALATLELQVAVATRPDLTLDEQLSITLDGEPLPVREVETQHGSRVHLLESGAGAVQVRYRATIDGRAPADPASDVDVVTARRPSRYAHSDALLGFALKEFGPRPDVATLLPHVASWVGTHLDYIPGSSRGTDGATQTLLAGAGVCRDYAHLVIALLRALDVPARLAAVYAPGLAPMDFHAVAEAVVDGRWRVVDATCLAPRSTLLRISTGRDAADTAFLTTYGGDVLLSRVEVSAVVDGELPTDDVRALVSLG from the coding sequence ATGCGCCGCCACGTCACCGCCGAGCTCGACCTCGAGGTCGCTGCACTCGCCACCCTCGAGCTCCAGGTCGCCGTGGCCACCCGCCCCGACCTCACCCTCGACGAGCAGCTGAGCATCACCCTCGACGGCGAGCCGCTGCCGGTGCGTGAGGTCGAGACCCAGCACGGCTCGCGGGTGCACCTGCTGGAGTCCGGGGCGGGTGCCGTCCAGGTGCGCTACCGCGCGACGATCGACGGCCGGGCACCCGCCGACCCGGCGAGCGACGTCGACGTCGTGACCGCTCGCCGTCCCAGCCGGTACGCGCACTCCGACGCGCTGCTCGGCTTCGCGCTCAAGGAGTTCGGCCCCCGCCCGGACGTCGCGACGCTGCTGCCGCACGTCGCCTCCTGGGTCGGCACCCACCTGGACTACATCCCCGGCAGCAGCCGAGGCACGGACGGCGCGACCCAGACGCTGCTCGCCGGCGCCGGCGTCTGCCGCGACTACGCGCACCTGGTGATCGCGCTGCTGCGCGCGCTCGACGTCCCGGCCCGGCTGGCCGCCGTCTACGCGCCCGGGCTGGCGCCCATGGACTTCCACGCCGTCGCCGAGGCCGTGGTGGACGGGCGCTGGCGGGTCGTCGACGCCACCTGCCTCGCCCCCCGCTCGACCCTGCTGCGAATCAGCACCGGCCGGGACGCCGCGGACACCGCCTTCCTCACCACCTACGGCGGGGACGTCCTGCTGAGCAGGGTCGAGGTCAGTGCGGTGGTCGACGGCGAGCTGCCGACGGACGACGTCCGGGCCCTGGTCTCCCTGGGCTGA
- a CDS encoding CCA tRNA nucleotidyltransferase — MGHVVTLTSGARRTDPPGLGLANVSSPQIPLVAQSLGERFAAAGFDLALVGGSVRDLILKRRVNDLDFTTDATPEQTERVLAGWADATWDVGRAFGTIGARHGGDVVEVTTYRAEAYEADSRKPAVAYGTSLDDDLVRRDFTVNAMALALPSGEFVDPHGGLTDLAQGLLRTPGTPESSFTDDPLRMMRAARFAAQLGFEVAPQVRTAMAAMADRLSIVSAERVRDELTKLLLSPNPRVGLRLLVDTGLADVFLPELPALQLEIDEHHRHKDVYEHSLTVLDQAIALEDDVVPGPDLVLRLAALLHDIGKPATRRFESGGGVSFHHHEVVGAKLTAKRLKALRFDSSTVKQVSRLVELHLRFHGYGGGEWTDSAVRRYVHDAGPLLQRLHRLTRSDSTTRNARRAALLSRTYDDLEERIARLEEQEELASIRPDLDGEQIMAALDLRPGPVVGRAYKHLLAVRMDQGPLSEDAAHAELRRWWAEQPESAP, encoded by the coding sequence ATGGGGCACGTCGTCACTCTAACGAGCGGAGCACGGCGGACCGATCCGCCTGGCCTAGGCTTGGCCAACGTGTCCAGCCCCCAGATCCCCCTCGTGGCCCAGTCGCTCGGCGAGCGCTTCGCCGCCGCGGGCTTCGACCTCGCCCTGGTCGGTGGGTCGGTGCGCGACCTGATCCTGAAGCGGCGGGTGAACGACCTGGACTTCACGACCGACGCGACGCCGGAGCAGACCGAGCGGGTCCTGGCCGGCTGGGCGGACGCCACCTGGGACGTCGGTCGCGCCTTCGGCACCATCGGCGCCCGGCACGGCGGCGACGTCGTCGAGGTGACGACGTACCGGGCCGAGGCGTACGAGGCCGACTCCCGCAAGCCGGCCGTCGCGTACGGCACGAGCCTGGACGACGACCTGGTGCGCCGGGACTTCACGGTCAACGCGATGGCTCTGGCCCTGCCCTCCGGGGAGTTCGTGGACCCGCACGGCGGGCTGACCGACCTGGCGCAGGGACTGCTCCGCACGCCGGGGACGCCGGAGTCCTCGTTCACCGACGACCCGCTGCGGATGATGCGCGCGGCCCGGTTCGCCGCACAGCTCGGCTTCGAGGTCGCCCCGCAGGTGCGGACCGCGATGGCGGCGATGGCGGACCGGCTGTCGATCGTGTCGGCGGAGCGGGTGCGCGACGAGCTGACCAAGCTGCTGCTCTCGCCGAACCCGCGGGTGGGCCTGCGGCTGCTGGTGGACACCGGGCTCGCCGACGTGTTCCTGCCCGAGCTGCCGGCGCTCCAGCTCGAGATCGACGAGCACCACCGGCACAAGGACGTCTACGAGCACTCGCTGACCGTGCTCGACCAGGCCATCGCGCTGGAGGACGACGTGGTGCCCGGGCCGGACCTGGTGCTGCGGCTCGCGGCGCTGCTGCACGACATCGGCAAGCCGGCGACCCGACGGTTCGAGTCCGGCGGCGGGGTGTCGTTCCACCACCACGAGGTGGTCGGGGCGAAGCTCACCGCGAAGCGGCTCAAGGCGCTGCGGTTCGACTCGAGCACCGTGAAGCAGGTGTCCCGGCTGGTCGAGCTGCACCTGCGCTTCCACGGCTACGGGGGCGGCGAGTGGACGGACTCGGCGGTGCGCCGGTACGTGCACGACGCCGGCCCGCTGCTGCAGAGGCTGCACCGGCTCACCCGCTCGGACTCGACGACCCGCAACGCCCGCCGCGCCGCCCTGCTGTCCCGGACCTACGACGACCTCGAGGAGCGGATCGCACGGCTCGAGGAGCAGGAGGAGCTGGCCTCGATCCGTCCCGACCTGGACGGCGAGCAGATCATGGCCGCGCTCGACCTGCGCCCCGGCCCGGTCGTGGGGCGCGCGTACAAGCACCTGCTGGCGGTCCGGATGGACCAGGGACCGCTGAGCGAGGACGCCGCCCACGCCGAGCTCCGGCGCTGGTGGGCCGAGCAGCCCGAGTCCGCGCCCTGA